The Bacillota bacterium genome includes a window with the following:
- a CDS encoding tripartite tricarboxylate transporter TctB family protein: protein MLMLNKDIISAAIILIISGIFWSEGSGLSEMGGFFPRIIIIVLALFSGIQLIQSLIKKNIEPAFAGVEAKRLIPMIIGVIGYVGAIILIGFALASLLFLAVFFKLLDNTKKVSPVKSVVIASLITAVFYGVFNYAFLVPLPVGIVFGG, encoded by the coding sequence ATGCTAATGCTTAATAAAGACATTATATCAGCAGCAATTATCTTGATCATCAGTGGGATATTTTGGAGTGAAGGGTCCGGGCTCAGTGAAATGGGTGGCTTTTTCCCCAGAATAATCATAATTGTTCTCGCACTTTTTAGCGGTATCCAATTAATTCAAAGCTTAATCAAGAAAAACATTGAACCGGCCTTCGCCGGCGTAGAAGCAAAAAGGCTAATACCGATGATAATAGGTGTAATAGGCTACGTTGGCGCCATTATCCTCATCGGCTTTGCTTTAGCCAGCCTGTTATTCCTGGCTGTATTCTTTAAACTTTTAGATAACACAAAAAAGGTATCTCCTGTAAAGTCGGTGGTCATTGCTTCACTGATAACCGCAGTTTTCTACGGTGTCTTCAACTATGCATTTTTAGTACCTCTTCCCGTTGGCATTGTTTTTGGCGGCTAA
- a CDS encoding FadR family transcriptional regulator: MERKNKMFEKIGRNASLKNQVAEYIKNLIKNGKLKPGDRLPTEREMAEKFGVSRTVIRDAVKTLSGVGILKVKHGLGIFVAKVDVDIIARQLSSLLFNESDTVDNLFEVRMELETVAAGWAAERCTEEARAKISQFTKESQGLLNSNGESDCFQQYDQEFHLLVSEMTGNPVVVRLMRSMLDLLEEARSHTLHIPGRFDLSVQEHIKVLEAIYKGNTDQAKSAMHDHLLSVLNSIKESRDHQEI, translated from the coding sequence ATGGAGAGGAAGAATAAGATGTTTGAGAAAATTGGACGCAATGCCAGTCTAAAAAATCAAGTGGCAGAATACATAAAGAACCTCATCAAGAACGGCAAGCTTAAACCTGGTGACCGCTTGCCAACCGAAAGAGAAATGGCTGAAAAATTCGGAGTTAGCCGTACCGTGATCAGGGATGCGGTTAAAACTTTATCCGGTGTGGGCATCTTAAAGGTAAAGCACGGCCTTGGTATTTTTGTGGCTAAAGTAGATGTGGATATTATTGCGCGCCAGTTATCCAGTTTATTATTTAACGAAAGTGATACCGTGGATAACTTATTTGAGGTGCGAATGGAATTGGAGACTGTCGCAGCAGGCTGGGCTGCCGAACGTTGTACTGAAGAAGCCCGGGCTAAAATTTCGCAATTTACTAAGGAAAGTCAAGGTTTATTAAATTCGAACGGTGAAAGTGATTGTTTCCAGCAATATGATCAGGAGTTCCACTTATTGGTTTCGGAAATGACCGGTAACCCGGTTGTAGTTCGTTTAATGCGCAGCATGCTTGATCTTTTGGAGGAAGCCCGCTCCCACACATTACATATCCCCGGGAGGTTTGATTTGTCGGTGCAGGAACATATAAAGGTTTTAGAGGCAATATATAAGGGTAACACTGATCAGGCTAAAAGCGCTATGCATGATCACTTGTTAAGTGTACTAAATTCCATTAAGGAAAGCAGAGATCACCAGGAGATATGA